A genome region from Euphorbia lathyris chromosome 4, ddEupLath1.1, whole genome shotgun sequence includes the following:
- the LOC136226534 gene encoding uncharacterized protein, which translates to MDSSNDENGKNVEIVESNGAKSVSSNTTASRRTLLSNENPQKNLQDTLSALPNRRQFFNFGSASAKFRRLAQDRDDISRSVSSSSHGFRERINGVFSRKIDWSSVMKMIKEWLRDPMNLALFVWILCVAISGAILFLVMTGMLNAVLPRKSQRNVWFEINNQILNALFTLMCLYQHPKRFYHLVLLCRWKPEDISRLRKIYCKNGTYKPHEWMHMMVVVLLLHLNCFAQYALCGLNLGYKRSERPPIGVGICISCAIAAPAVAGLYTIISPLGRDYDSEMDEEAQLHVTADENTRTELSRLRTIEKRFSFATRDEEGRVEARPQWSGGVLDFWDDISLAYLSLFCSFCVFGWNMERLGFGNMYVHIATFILFCMAPFWIFNLAAVTIDDETVREALGLTGIILCVFGLLYGGFWRIQMRKRFHLPTYTFCFGKPSVSDCMLWLCCCWCSLAQEVRTANSYDIVHDKFCKKHVDISNHLQPLPHESVSGPSSPFSNIRSPSTQVLVTPPNPMRVSSELHNPDIQHSTAANGGLTAGGKDETMTPPSPSVIERRDG; encoded by the coding sequence ATGGATTCGAGCAATGATGAGAACGGGAAAAATGTGGAAATTGTGGAATCGAATGGTGCTAAATCGGTCTCTTCCAATACTACTGCATCAAGAAGGACGCTTTTGAGCAATGAAAATCCCCAGAAGAACTTGCAGGACACCTTATCTGCTCTTCCCAATAGGCGTCAGTTTTTCAATTTCGGCTCTGCATCTGCCAAATTCAGACGGTTGGCTCAGGACAGAGACGATATATCACGTTCTGTGTCTTCGAGCAGCCATGGTTTTCGTGAACGTATCAATGGGGTTTTTTCTCGGAAGATTGATTGGAGTTCTGTGATGAAAATGATCAAGGAATGGCTGAGGGACCCAATGAACTTGGCCCTTTTCGTTTGGATCTTGTGTGTTGCTATTTCGGGTGCGATTTTGTTCCTAGTAATGACTGGAATGTTGAATGCTGTACTGCCTAGGAAGTCGCAGAGGAATGTGTGGtttgaaataaataatcaaatacTCAATGCGTTGTTTACTCTTATGTGTCTCTACCAACACCCGAAGCGTTTCTACCATCTTGTACTTCTTTGTAGATGGAAACCGGAAGACATTTCGAGACTGAGAAAGATATACTGCAAGAACGGGACTTACAAGCCACATGAATGGATGCACATGATGGTTGTTGTTCTTTTGCTCCATCTGAATTGTTTTGCTCAATATGCACTGTGTGGTCTAAATTTGGGGTACAAGAGATCTGAACGTCCCCCCATTGGAGTCGGGATATGTATATCTTGTGCAATAGCTGCTCCGGCCGTTGCTGGGCTATACACCATTATTAGTCCCCTTGGAAGGGATTATGATTCTGAAATGGATGAAGAAGCTCAGCTGCATGTTACCGCTGATGAGAACACGAGGACCGAGCTGTCCAGATTAAGGACAATCGAGAAGAGATTTTCTTTTGCAACCCGAGATGAAGAAGGAAGAGTTGAAGCTAGACCGCAATGGAGTGGAGGAGTACTTGATTTTTGGGATGACATTTCTTTAGCATACCTATCACTTTTCTGCAGTTTTTGTGTTTTCGGATGGAATATGGAGAGGCTTGGCTTCGGTAACATGTACGTTCATATCGCGACATTTATCCTCTTTTGTATGGCGCCTTTTTGGATTTTCAACTTGGCTGCTGTCACTATCGATGACGAGACTGTGCGAGAAGCTTTAGGACTTACCGGCATTATTCTGTGTGTATTCGGCTTGCTGTACGGCGGTTTTTGGAGAATTCAAATGAGGAAAAGGTTTCATTTACCAACTTATACTTTCTGTTTCGGAAAACCCTCAGTCTCGGATTGCATGCTCTGGCTATGTTGTTGCTGGTGCTCTCTAGCTCAGGAAGTCCGAACCGCGAATTCATATGACATTGTGCATGATAAGTTCTGCAAAAAACATGTAGACATTAGCAACCACTTGCAGCCTCTACCTCATGAATCTGTTTCCGGCCCGAGCTCTCCTTTCAGTAATATCCGTAGCCCGTCCACACAAGTCTTAGTTACTCCTCCGAATCCTATGAGGGTTTCAAGCGAACTTCACAATCCAGATATCCAACATTCAACAGCAGCGAACGGAGGGTTGACAGCAGGCGGGAAGGATGAGACCATGACACCGCCTTCTCCATCAGTGATCGAAAGACGTGATGGTTAG